The Ipomoea triloba cultivar NCNSP0323 chromosome 14, ASM357664v1 region TCTGAAGTCCACATGTCAATGGGCATTGGGTGAGACTCCGAAACTCTCGAGCATAGACTTCCTACCTCTCTAGTTGCAAATGATAGCTTGGTTGGATCTCCACCAACTTCCTCGAATACCACTAGCACATTTCCACTCGATTTTAGCCACGAACGAGGAACATGGTAGCTGCAGGGTTTATACAACTCCAGTTCACGACAAAGATTCCTTAAACAATGCTACGCTTTAACTTTAGCAGATAGAATATACTTACTAAGTCTGAGAAGGCTTTCCACAATTCTTTAGGCATTTGTTAGCATTATAGGATCCTCTGTAGTTACATGAATCAGTGCAACCACCACTTGGAGCAGTATACGTTGGCCAGTACCGCCCAATGCTTTGTCCATTTACCCATGCCTCCCCCTTTCCCATCCCGGTGAAATCTATAGCCAGCGGGCTATCACCGCCAGGGGCATCAAAATTGGCCTGAAAGAACAAGAAACGCAAATTTTGTAATTGTAAACACTAACTGTTTCAAAGAGAATGCAGCCCACAAGTATTACCTTGTACCATATTAATGGTTGGTTTGTAGGCAAAGCAGGCTGTGACGTCCAAAGCGAAGAATCTCCATTGAACAAGCTCAACTCTTCCCCTTTTAAACCAACCTAGGCAAGTTCAGAGTAAAAAACGATGAGTCCACATTTAACTTTCGAGAGGGTACGAGCTTAAAaagatactccgtattacagacacattaaagaaataaattaatctcGAAAGCTAGGAAAACATTTCAATGAAATGCATCTCTCAGAGCCAAAAGATCATATAGGCAAAGTGGCATAGACATAGTGCTATACTGCTATACATTCTGAAATTACGATTAACCTGATATGTCCACTTCTGCGAGGAAAGATCAATACTTGATCCACTTTTCGAATCTTTCAGCTGCACTGGACCAGTAATCCCTGCTCCCTTTAAATCGAAATGTCCTCCATAATTCTGGAGTCAATTGCAGGTGTCAACAGTTCATCTACTAATATTCTGGAGTCAATTGCAGGTGTCAACAGTTCATCTACTAATCATCTGGAGTCAATTGCAGGTGTCAACAGTTCATCTACTAATCATTCCATTTTGCTTAATAAATCGATGAAACCAATCGGTATAGAGCAAACATGCAAACTAATCATTCCATTCTGGAGTCAATTGCAGGTGTCAACAGTTCATCTACTAATATTCTGGAGTCAATTGCAGGTGTCAACAGTTCATCTACTAATCATCTGGAGTCAATTGCAGGTGTCAACAGTTCATCTACTAATCATTCCATTTTGCTTAATAAATCGATGAAACCAATCGGTATAGAGCAAACATGCAAATAACAGCTTCTTACAAATACTTAAACACATTAAAATCACAGATATctaacctgaagtccaactgTCAAACTCAAgagatcaattttatttttccccgGTACAAGGCTGACTGGAACGTTTATTGAAACTTTAGCATCGTTACTGCCTCCCTTGCCACTGCCTGGTAAACAACTAACTCGCTTTTGAATATATGggcaatattatattgttaagcAAATACTTTTAACATCAATCGTCTTACATTTAGGGCctattttgaacaaaatattgaGATATTAAGATATATAGAGTGAGTAGCTTAGCATTGAATGTCAATTAGTGCACATTTGCAGATCAAAAGTATTGAGAATAGTCACCTAATATTCGCctatactttttgtttttattgcttttgATATGCATAGGTGGTCAATAAGACGGTTAAAACCAAGGACCTAGTGCTAGAAAgataataatgagagaaaataCTCGTGTAACATAAGTTATATTGCATCACCTGCAAGCTTTCCGTTAATGAAAGCGTGAAGGGCGTGTCCGAGTGATTGCACATGGAGAACTGCTTGAGATCCATCTTGCAGGAAAGGCTCATCGCCTTTAATTTCAATACTGCAAACGCAAGAAGTGAAAGCttcaaaatactaaaacatcaaAAAGAGTTGGAGATAATGATGGAAACTGTGCATTTGCATAAACTTTGGTACCTTAAAGAATACCACAGATAGTCACTCATATCAGCTGTAGTATTTATTTGTTCCACTAAACCATCCTTTGTGAAGGCCTTATCGCTTGAAATACCCACAGGCTCGTTAACCCAACTCCAACCAGATAGTGATGCCCCAGAAGTATCAGCTTCAGAAGACTGAGTGACAAATCTCGGGATGGTTGCTACAGAGTTAATCTGTCGTCACAATTTGAAAGAATATAATTAGGTTGTGCTGCTGCAAAAGCTAGTTGGTGTTTGCATGTTATTATTCGAGGAGGAGACTGAAAACAAACCTTTGCAGTATTAAGTGCCACATTCTTGCAGTCTGGTAAGATGCTTACAGACCAAGCGGGCAAGTGATAAGAATTTCCATTAAAGGTCACTGTCGCATCAGATTGGGTACCGATATTAGCTAGAAAGGCTGAGCACAGCCCTGATCCAGTCTTATAAACGCTGGCCTGACAACGGAAATGACTTTTCATTAATGGGAAAACCATTAAGTTGTGTGTAAAACATAATGCCAGACTCTCCTCAGAATGTGTTCTGTGATTCTTTGGCCAACCATATGAtatggaaaataattttaaaaaatcatgtaAATATACTTGTCAACAACACAATTTTCTCAAGAACTATGCCAAACTTTTTGAGTGGACAAAGAATGAGTACTTCTATTTGGTGTTAAAAGGAGATGGATGGAAACTAAGTACAACCATCTAGCACAAGAATTCATGGATACACAGAACACTAACACCTCTAAATATCAGGGAAAAGAACCCTATAATGCTCGtgaataattttatctttacgAGATTTGTTATGGATGAAAGTCTTATTTTGAGACGGGAAATATCATGCATAAGCAGAAGTTCATTGGATTCAACAAGGGCAATCAATAGTAGATATCAAAATTTATAGGAACTTCAGCGATGCACATTGATAAATATCCGTAGAGAAAAACGAATGCCACTTGTTTACTCCTAATGTGCTAGAGCAAACAAGAAGGTATACTAAGAATCTCTTTTCATTAAAACTGTCAAGGTAATAGTACCTCCAAATTTGAGCCGAGAGAAGTGATGGTGGGATCAGTTGCGACCATAGCTGCTTCACAAAGCTTTATAGCCTTGTGTAGATCTTTTAAATGgccccattttggttgtcttaTTTGGCCTACACCACACATGGAGATTTTCAAAACCTTTTTAACAGAAGTCacagaaaagaaattatttgcACTAGAAAATATAATTGTAGATTGCTAATTGTAGACTATATGAACTATTCCTATCTATTACTCTTTAACTAAGACTGTATTACTTTGTCTTTTGCTTGGCTGCTTGTTTAAGATTACATAATAGTTAACCCTATAATTCCTACAAATTGACAAGAAAACACGAGTGGCCTTGGCTGATGCATTTGATCACAGGAAGCATGAATCAACAAGCAGAGAAAATTTTGGgtatcaagattcaagaactTTACCATACTCATCGAGTGGAGCATCATAATCATAGGTCGTTGTAATAAAGGGTCCACCAGAGGATCGACCAAAGTTAGTTCCTCCGTGATACTGTTTAAACAAAGCCAAAAACGAATTATACAAGTAATGTGTTGTTATTTTTGCAGAGGGGGAGAGAGAAAGCAAGTATGAATTGCATGTCAAGAGCATTCCAACAATACCATGTAATAGTTCTGGAAGGTTCCGCCCCGCTGGAAAAACCTAGCCACTGCAAAAGCAATGTCTTCTACAGGTCTATAAGGCACAGGGCCACCAAATGAAATAAACCTGAGATTCAAAAGAACCATATCATCTGAGTAGAAGAAGGATCTATCGACTATGGATTCTTAAATTGATATTTCACTGGATGAGATTGCTTGTCTACCTTAACCCAAGAAAATAAAAGCTTACCATCCAGTCCAATTCTCGGTCCACATTTTTGGCTTCTTATCAGAGTTGGGCGTAAACTGGTCACAATAGAACCCATTGCAAGTGTTTATCTGTCAATTCAGAATTTCAGATTATTCGCTAGTTCAGTAGATATTTTCAAACTACTACTAGATGGAATTAATACATAAGGTGGAAGAAAGCAACTCACAATAGGATCAGGAGCATCTGCTTGCTGGCACATAACCCATGGTACCCCGGTATCCAACGAGGTAGCCATTGCTGCTGCCCATTCCACATATGGCTTAGCACGAGGTCCATAGTCGGATTGAATATTACCATACTCATTTTCAATCTGCACGGTAATAAAAGCAATTAACTTGATTCAGTTTACTCATCACCCAGAGATTCAAATTCCAAATCGTTACACTTGGGCTTTAACACAAAGAAGCCAACCTAAGATAGTACCTGAGACAATATGATGGGGCCTCCTTGGGATGCATAGAGATTTTCTTGCTTCATCAAGTCAACAATCTTGGTCGTGAACCGCTGCATTTCAGCCTGGAATAGGACCACTTGCATTAACAGGTAATATGAAGACAGAAGCTATTGACAAAAACTGgaaattagtaactagtgtgACGTAGAAACCTTGAACGGCTCATTGTTAGATCGAAGTTCAATCCCGGGTATAAAATGCAACCAGAGAGGAAACCCACTGTTTCAAGAAAACACAACATGCCCACATTAGTTAACACCAACCTCAACATTTGCAAAATGAAAGACAAgtaaatttctaaatatatagcCAGAAGAAGAACATTTACCCATAGTTCCACTCAGCACAGACATAAGGCCCAATACGTAGATGAACAAGTAAACCAGCTTCTCCAACCAGTTTCACAAATTTAACAACATCTTTCCTCCCCTCAAAATCAAACTGCAGAAATCCCTTATCAATCAGCACCCTTtacttttttcaatattttggttaataaattaacaaaggcagacaaattaatattcaaaaagtttttttttttttccttgggcATTACCTAATCTGTATGCTAGACtttgaaaaacaaaagcaaaaaagcAGAGAAGCTCAAGCCATCACTCCAAACTAAGACTCTTGAATCTTGATACATAAACCAATAAAAGgaaattctttttgttttcttgttttgtaAAATTTCCTTAACAAGTATAATAAAAggcaaaaattaaagaataactAAGAAAACGTGTGAATCtggaaaagaataaaaatttcaagaatttaaaaagaaaaatcataaaccTGGTTTCTAACTGGTTCGTGCAAGTCCCAGAAAATATAAGTCTCGATAACATCCAAACCTCCATCCTTGGATTTCTGAATCAAGTCCGGCCACATCTGCATTTTATGTTcacagaaaaattaaaaaaaaataaataaaactttacTGTACAGAAACATAAACAAATGCTGGTGTAGAGAGATAAAGATACAAGAGCTTAAGAGAGAGAAGATGAGGAGAGGAAGCTAAGGTCTCTCACATCAGGAGTGCTCCGAGGATAGTGGATGGAGCCGGAGATCAAGACCCTCCGTTTGCCGTCAATGACCAATGCACGGTGATCATACGTCACATTGGCGGCAAACGGCGCCAAGCACTGCAACAGAACCACCGCGAGCACCACCGCCACACCTCCCCTCATTTTCACCCTCATCATATCGCCACTCAACCGCTCATCAAAATCTTTATTCCTCCCAAAGAACAGATTTTGAAACTGTAATAAATATACAATACAATGAGACACTCGTTAGTCGTTACTGTTGTGTACAGAAATGGGATTTCTCAAAACTTCTTTCTAATTTCTGAGgtttctttaaatttttctacGAGTTTATCTTACAAGTTGCGTAACTTAAAGAGTTTATGAGAAAGGAGCGGTCGAGCTCTCTATCATGCGCCGCCGCCGGCGTGCCGCCGCTCTTATCCTGAGCCCACGTGACGACGTCGCTTCGTCGCCTTCTGCTTCGTTATTAGCTACTCACTCTGATCTTCTGCAACTAAGCTTTGCTTAATGCTTGTAGCTTAGCTTGCCACCATCTTTATATTAACGCGCTAAatctcttaattaaaaaaactactatttttcttaaatttattattattattattattattattattattattattattattatatatgattgtgattattactaaaataatagcTGGCTCGAAACACATAGCTGTTACTCTGTATGTATTACCGACAAGTGTACGTTTATGTTTAGTGCTACATTGAAACCTGCACAATTAATGATAATTGCCAGAATCTACTGTGTGATTTGGACCATTTGGTAATCAACCTCACAAGGTGGATTACTCGCTATAACTCAGTTAGGCTTTTAAGGTATATGGACTAATTCCTAACAACATCCTCGTTACCTCGATATTTAtagtttttgagaaatttttacAGATGTGAATAAAAAAGAGAAGATGGGAGGagtgagaaaaagaaattaaaatacaaaacaaaacaaaatcttaaaaaaataactatCAAATTAACGATGGACATGTGGAGTGCACGTACAAGACTGGACGCTTGTTGTGACTTTCACgcgaccattttttttttcttggtggGTCTCACTATGGAGACAAAAACTAAGTTCTTGCAGTAAGACCTCTATCCTTCTCCCTTCTCACTCTCCATCTTCCACTTCGGTCATAAATTCCTCAAAACTGATCAAAAACCACTAATAGGGATGCCCTAATATCACAAATAGTCCATCATATTACGTGAACTTTTTATATTGCAACGGTCGAGTTCGATAATCTATCTTTACTACCTTAATCAATCTCCTAAGTACCAATTGAGCTATTAGTGTATGCATTTGATCTCATATGTGATTATGTACATTGCAATGATCTTACTATGGTAATAGTTCAAActctaaatatttaaacttaaaataattataaagaaaattacTTTTCACACATATTAAATAAAAGTCAAATAAATCTTTAAACTATTACATCACGTTTGATTTATGAAATAGGTTGGAAATAGAAAAATACTCCTGATACTAAACTTATTTCATTGCAAGGGAATAACTATTTTAAAGCTAATGGACCTTCGCAATAGTATACACTgctaaaagaaaaatgtttttttttctttttaaattgatttCTTAGTGTAAACTATCCCAAAAATAAGACattaatactttttatttttaactttttattacgatttttaaccgttgtatatattactatattataatatatagtaataaaaaaaattaagctacgtaaattcttttaaaaaatcaccattgtagtaataaaattatttatattcatcGATTGTTTATAAATTAGCTAatcttattaagttattataattttaataataatatacctaACTAATAATTAAGATAGATAGATGAGTAATGTCATGTCAAAGacaaatattagaaaaattagttTAAAGGCCAAAAAAGTAAAGCGCCCTTTATATTTAGACCAATTTTGTCCTTCCAGGTGTATCAATTTTTGTAAACAAAATTTGTCTTGCTCAACATATGTCTCAATTAAGCATCACAATTATATTCTTTATATTAATGAACTTATTAATCAACTTTATCACAATTTAATCAAATCACATAAAACGATAAAagaccccaaaaaaaaatcctttttacGGAGTAATTTGTAAATGCTTAGTACGATAATAAATGTGTTAttaacactaaaaaaaattaaaaatagttgtATAATATCATTTCTCATGTAAAACGTATTAAAaacctacaaaaaaaaataatattcaaaaaaaaaaggaaaaagtgtcaaatagaccactgaacttatcacttttgtgcaattgggtcattgaacttaaaaagtgtgcaattcaaccatcaaacaagtaaaatatgtgcaattaggacatttttctaaaattttttaattcaatttgagtttaaaacatttcaatattgactcctaACTAGTAtgatagaagaaaatgccacttttaatacatatatgttagtaatataattggattttaccagaaaatttttgtaaaaatggtccgattgcacaaattttgcttgtttgatggttgaattgcacactttttaagttcaatggcccaattgcacaaaagcgataagttcagtggcctatttgacactttttccaaaaaaaaaacctacaattAATTAGACAAGCTGTGGGAGGTGAGAAATCTAGTGGAGGAATGTCACCTAAGGTTAGATAAGCAGTAGCCCTGCGTTTGGAAACTAGGAAAAtagtcatttttaaaaaaaatagttttattttcagtgtttggttgcattttagAAAATTGTCTTTGTCTATTCGGTTCATTTCCTGGAAAATgtgtagaattgtataattaaacattttaattattttatttagaatttaaaaatatttataataatattaaaataatattatttattaaaaataaaaatacaaaaaaaaaacccttggTTTCCCGCGGAAACCAATAATTACTAGTTTCTGACTGGTTTAAGCTGGAAACCAAATATGTGACTTTTTTGCAGTGgctgcaaaaaatgacttccgccaaattttggtggaagtcattttccgccaaaacACCCATATTTTTCCAGGTCAATGAAATTTAATTTCCGTTAACTGAATTTTCTAGTCATATCCGAACActgaaaac contains the following coding sequences:
- the LOC116005205 gene encoding beta-galactosidase 8 — encoded protein: MMRVKMRGGVAVVLAVVLLQCLAPFAANVTYDHRALVIDGKRRVLISGSIHYPRSTPDMWPDLIQKSKDGGLDVIETYIFWDLHEPVRNQFDFEGRKDVVKFVKLVGEAGLLVHLRIGPYVCAEWNYGGFPLWLHFIPGIELRSNNEPFKAEMQRFTTKIVDLMKQENLYASQGGPIILSQIENEYGNIQSDYGPRAKPYVEWAAAMATSLDTGVPWVMCQQADAPDPIINTCNGFYCDQFTPNSDKKPKMWTENWTGWFISFGGPVPYRPVEDIAFAVARFFQRGGTFQNYYMYHGGTNFGRSSGGPFITTTYDYDAPLDEYGQIRQPKWGHLKDLHKAIKLCEAAMVATDPTITSLGSNLEASVYKTGSGLCSAFLANIGTQSDATVTFNGNSYHLPAWSVSILPDCKNVALNTAKINSVATIPRFVTQSSEADTSGASLSGWSWVNEPVGISSDKAFTKDGLVEQINTTADMSDYLWYSLSIEIKGDEPFLQDGSQAVLHVQSLGHALHAFINGKLAGSGKGGSNDAKVSINVPVSLVPGKNKIDLLSLTVGLQNYGGHFDLKGAGITGPVQLKDSKSGSSIDLSSQKWTYQVGLKGEELSLFNGDSSLWTSQPALPTNQPLIWYKANFDAPGGDSPLAIDFTGMGKGEAWVNGQSIGRYWPTYTAPSGGCTDSCNYRGSYNANKCLKNCGKPSQTYYHVPRSWLKSSGNVLVVFEEVGGDPTKLSFATREVGSLCSRVSESHPMPIDMWTSDVSGQKREGATLSLECPLPNQVISTIKFASFGTPQGTCGSFSHGKCKNTNALSVVKKACIGSRNCSLGVSSTTFGNPCAGVTKSLAVEASCA